The Planktothrix tepida PCC 9214 genome includes a window with the following:
- a CDS encoding NAD(+) kinase, giving the protein MSKVGIIYNDAKPAACRAATEIKDKLKGRGMKVCTAPGTGGILGYATQPHPLHRTPIDKIAPPDFDQEMMFAIVLGGDGTVLSASRILAPQGIPLLAVNTGHMGFLTETYLNQLPLILEQVLEGNYIVENRTMIAVEVCQADQVLWEALCLNEMVLHREPMTCMCHFEIKIGRHAPVDIAADGVIISTPTGSTAYSLSAGGAVVTPGVEVLQLLPICPHSLASRALIYGETEPVIIYPASPNQLVMVVDGNGGCYVLPEYQVRVKRSPYHAKFIRLHPPEFFQVLREKLGWGLPHIAKPTSVELP; this is encoded by the coding sequence GTGTCAAAAGTAGGGATTATTTACAATGACGCCAAACCCGCCGCTTGTCGTGCTGCGACCGAGATCAAAGACAAGCTAAAAGGGCGGGGGATGAAGGTTTGCACGGCACCTGGAACAGGGGGAATACTCGGTTATGCCACTCAACCTCATCCTTTACACCGAACTCCCATTGATAAAATTGCCCCTCCCGATTTTGATCAGGAGATGATGTTTGCGATTGTTCTCGGTGGGGATGGTACAGTTCTCTCAGCATCTCGGATACTGGCTCCTCAAGGCATTCCTTTGTTGGCAGTGAATACAGGTCACATGGGATTTTTAACGGAAACCTACCTGAATCAACTGCCTCTGATCTTAGAACAAGTTCTTGAAGGAAACTACATTGTTGAAAATCGCACGATGATTGCGGTTGAGGTGTGTCAGGCAGACCAAGTGCTGTGGGAAGCGTTATGTTTGAATGAAATGGTACTGCATCGGGAACCCATGACCTGTATGTGCCATTTTGAAATCAAAATTGGTCGTCATGCTCCGGTGGATATTGCCGCCGATGGGGTGATTATTTCGACTCCGACGGGTTCAACCGCTTATTCCTTATCCGCCGGAGGTGCGGTGGTGACACCAGGGGTAGAAGTGCTGCAATTACTCCCCATCTGTCCCCATTCTCTGGCTTCACGCGCTTTAATTTATGGGGAAACCGAACCCGTAATTATTTATCCGGCTAGTCCAAATCAGTTAGTGATGGTGGTGGATGGGAATGGAGGTTGTTATGTTCTTCCTGAATATCAGGTCAGAGTCAAGAGATCGCCCTATCATGCTAAGTTTATTCGTCT